The genomic DNA ATTCCAAAAGAAACCGCCCGATGGTGCGCTCATGCTAGGTTCATATTCCACAAAATAAAATTGCCAACTACCGTATCCTGTATCTTCATCGAGTTGCGAATCAGCCCGCCGTATTCATGGTAAGCCAATATCACGATATTGCCAACCGTGGCGATGAGTCGTGGCGAGTGTCCCGCGGGCGGGGCAACATGTGGGTGTTGACCAATTTGAGGATGGTCCCGGAAAGAGGATGCTGGAGGCCGGAATCGCGGTATATTTGTAGCGGACCGTCATTGGGAATCAGATTGCAATTTCATGGCCGTGTAGATTGAGCATGCTGGATTTTATCAAGAACATCTTTAAGGGCAAACCGGGAGAGGCGAAAGCCCCAGCGCCCAGGCGAGAGGAGCAGCGTCCCGCGGGGGCCGCGCCCGCCAATAAGCCTTCCAGAATTCTTGTCGAAACCGAAGAGCCCGTTTTCCGCATTGGCCAGACAGTGCGAGCTCCGGGCCTCGGCGATTTTACGGTTCATGATATAAAAGGCGGCAAGGGCAAGAGCGGCATGGGCGTGGTGTACATCGTTCTGGATGTCAGCTCCATGACGCCCTACGCCGTGAAGACGTTTCAAAAGTGGGTGCTGGGCACGCCGGACCTGATCCAGCGATTCCTGCGCGAAGCGGAGACCTGGATTCGCCTGGAGCAGCATCACAACATTGTCAGAGCTTATTACGTAACCACCATCAACGATCAACCGCACATCTTCCTTGAGTACGTTGCGGGATCCGACCTGCGCAAGAAAATTTCAGCGGGGCCGATGCCGATCCGCGATATTTTGCGTTACTCGATACAGTTTTGCCGCGGCATGGCCCACGCCGCGAAGAAGGTTCCGGGGCTGGTGCATCGCGATGTCAAACCGGAAAACTGTATGTTCACTCCGGACGATATTCTCAAGGTAACGGACTTCGGTCTGGTGAAAGTGCTGGCGCAGGCGGACATTTTGCCTGCGGTGGGCGCAACAGGCGCGGAAGAAATCGGCGATGAATTGGCATCCCAGGTTTTCCGCACGCGCGTCGGGGAGATGGGCGTGGGAACCATGCCCTACATGGCCCCGGAGCAGTTCACCGACTTCGCCAATGTCACCGTAACCGCGGATGTCTACTCCTTCGGCGTCATGCTCTACGAAATGCTCACTGGCAAACGGCCCTTCAAGGCGCGCAAGCCGGAGGATTTTTACTATCAGCATTTGAAGGTTACGCCTCTTGATCCACTTACCATGCGCAATGATGTGGGAGTAGAGCTATCCATTATCACCATGCGTTGCATGGCCAAGAAGTCCGATCAACGCTACCAAAACTTTGATGCCCTGGAAAAAGATCTCGCCGCGCTTCTGAAAAAGCAGTTTAAGGAATCGCTGCCACTGGCCGCCAAGGAAGAGCTGGACGCGTGGGAAATCGTCAATAAAGGCGCCGCGCTGAGCAATCTGGATCGTGACAAAGAAGCGCTAGAATATTTCGATAAGGCCTTGAAGTTGCTGCCGACATTTGACGCCGCCTGGCTCAATAAGGGCGTGGTGCTGGCAAAAAGGAAAAAGTACGACGAGGCCATCGCGTGCTATGCCAAGGCCGTCGAATACAATCCCAACTCGGCTGACGCCTGGTATAACACCGGCTATGCCAACCAGCACAAAGGGGAACTCGAGACATCACTGGAAGCCTATGACCGCGCCATCACCTTGAATCCGCTGTTTGAAGCGGCCTGGCTCAACAAGGGCGTGATCCTGCGGCGGCTGAAGCGCGAGCAGGAAGCCCTCGATAGTTACGATCGCGTGATTGCCATCAATGCTGGATCGGCCGTGGCATGGTACAACAAGGGCTTCGCCTTGAGCCAGCTAGGCCGTGTGCGCGAGGCGCTGGAGTGCTATGAGAAAGCGCTGGCAATCAATCCGCAATTCCTGGAGGTCTGGTTGAATCGTGGCGTCGCATTGCGGAAATCGAATCGTCTGATCGAGGCCCTCGTTTGCTATGACAAGGCCCTTGCCATCCACGGTCGCCATCCCGAAGCGTGGTACAACAAAGGCCTGGTTCTGCTGAAACTGGGAAAGAAGCGGGAATCGCAGGAAGCATTTCAGAAAGCCGCCGCGCTGGACCCCAAGATCGCTGAACAACTCAAGCAGCAGGGCCTGTACAGCTAGTAGTTTGCTCCTCAAATTTCACTGCTAAGATTGCTCAGTGCCTGGCCGGAAATCTTATACGCATCCCATTCTGTATTGTGCTCCGCTCCCAAAGCGGTATAGAAATTGATCGCTCGCCTGTTCCAACTGAGCACGGACAACGCCATGCCAGTACATCCGCGGGACACGGCAATTCCGGCCAAGTACTTCATTAGGATTTCACCGTACCCGTTTCCGCGATGGGCTTCACGGACCAGAATGTCTTCGATGTACAAGCCGGGCGCGGCGGCGAATGTGGAGAAGGTGTGATAATAAACCGCATACGCCACGGGCTCGTCTCCCAGCCATTCGATCACCGCCTCGGCAAAAGGCGTCGGGCCGAATAGGGCCGCGCGTATTCTTTCCGGCGTTGCGGTTACGCGATGAGCCATCCTCTCGAAATCTGCCAACTCGCCGATAAGGGATAGCAGGATGGGGATTTCACC from Acidobacteriota bacterium includes the following:
- a CDS encoding tetratricopeptide repeat protein, yielding MLDFIKNIFKGKPGEAKAPAPRREEQRPAGAAPANKPSRILVETEEPVFRIGQTVRAPGLGDFTVHDIKGGKGKSGMGVVYIVLDVSSMTPYAVKTFQKWVLGTPDLIQRFLREAETWIRLEQHHNIVRAYYVTTINDQPHIFLEYVAGSDLRKKISAGPMPIRDILRYSIQFCRGMAHAAKKVPGLVHRDVKPENCMFTPDDILKVTDFGLVKVLAQADILPAVGATGAEEIGDELASQVFRTRVGEMGVGTMPYMAPEQFTDFANVTVTADVYSFGVMLYEMLTGKRPFKARKPEDFYYQHLKVTPLDPLTMRNDVGVELSIITMRCMAKKSDQRYQNFDALEKDLAALLKKQFKESLPLAAKEELDAWEIVNKGAALSNLDRDKEALEYFDKALKLLPTFDAAWLNKGVVLAKRKKYDEAIACYAKAVEYNPNSADAWYNTGYANQHKGELETSLEAYDRAITLNPLFEAAWLNKGVILRRLKREQEALDSYDRVIAINAGSAVAWYNKGFALSQLGRVREALECYEKALAINPQFLEVWLNRGVALRKSNRLIEALVCYDKALAIHGRHPEAWYNKGLVLLKLGKKRESQEAFQKAAALDPKIAEQLKQQGLYS
- a CDS encoding GNAT family N-acetyltransferase → MAEQSGNTTPREPVLVRPLDPGEIPILLSLIGELADFERMAHRVTATPERIRAALFGPTPFAEAVIEWLGDEPVAYAVYYHTFSTFAAAPGLYIEDILVREAHRGNGYGEILMKYLAGIAVSRGCTGMALSVLSWNRRAINFYTALGAEHNTEWDAYKISGQALSNLSSEI